A genomic window from Candidatus Pelagisphaera phototrophica includes:
- a CDS encoding FIST signal transduction protein: protein MPKSTDWFWRRESTSNRIEVDEPFYSIADRWNEPWDKLEFKRWALRLRRALLPREVNLGLVFISSDWIDFAEDIVDVLRSSLGIPTLAGCVSNGVISNQFEFERTGGIALGLFCLPGGRIVDLGFSAKESQKGITCDEPGFWRRQFDPGSEGINGWIVFAEPLHLSVEDLIKSWERDFPNAPIYGGLAHFDSEARTSAVIWNDSVIADGGVAVGFGGGVKLLGVTAQGCTPIGDAWTVTKANGNVLERIGNRPAATILEETFQGIGEEMHRRSRGHVFVGLAVDEYLEEFKRGDFLARNLLAADPSKGSLAVGAFPRVGQSVQFQIRDGKGASEELEELIAVFRQELEGKRIYGACLSSCSGRGMGLFGVENRDAASIYPLITPQAQVGFFGNGEFGPVGGRNFVHGYTSSVAVFVDV, encoded by the coding sequence ATGCCAAAATCAACCGACTGGTTTTGGCGAAGAGAATCAACGAGCAACAGGATTGAGGTGGATGAACCGTTTTACAGCATCGCGGATCGATGGAACGAGCCGTGGGACAAATTGGAATTCAAGCGTTGGGCCTTGAGGCTGCGTCGCGCTCTTTTGCCAAGAGAGGTAAACTTGGGGCTTGTATTCATTTCTTCTGACTGGATCGATTTTGCGGAAGATATTGTGGATGTACTTCGGTCGTCCTTGGGTATACCCACCTTGGCGGGATGCGTTTCCAATGGGGTGATTTCCAATCAGTTTGAGTTCGAGAGGACAGGCGGCATTGCCCTTGGGCTTTTCTGCCTCCCAGGTGGGCGTATCGTAGATTTAGGATTTTCAGCGAAAGAGTCGCAAAAGGGAATCACATGCGATGAGCCCGGATTCTGGCGAAGGCAATTTGATCCTGGGAGCGAAGGAATAAATGGTTGGATTGTATTTGCTGAGCCGTTACACTTAAGTGTTGAGGACTTGATCAAGTCCTGGGAGCGAGATTTCCCCAATGCCCCGATCTACGGTGGATTGGCCCATTTCGATAGCGAAGCGAGAACAAGTGCCGTGATTTGGAACGACTCAGTTATCGCTGATGGCGGCGTTGCGGTGGGTTTTGGCGGTGGTGTTAAGCTGTTAGGCGTCACGGCGCAGGGTTGCACACCGATCGGTGATGCCTGGACGGTGACCAAAGCCAATGGCAACGTTCTTGAGAGGATCGGCAACCGACCTGCCGCGACCATTCTCGAAGAGACTTTCCAGGGCATTGGCGAAGAGATGCACCGGAGGAGTCGAGGGCACGTTTTTGTGGGGCTTGCGGTCGACGAGTATTTGGAGGAATTCAAACGGGGCGATTTTTTGGCACGCAATCTATTGGCTGCCGATCCGTCAAAGGGCTCGCTAGCGGTCGGGGCGTTCCCTCGTGTTGGGCAATCCGTGCAGTTTCAAATCCGCGATGGAAAGGGCGCTAGCGAAGAGCTTGAGGAATTGATTGCAGTCTTCCGTCAGGAACTGGAAGGGAAGCGGATCTATGGGGCCTGCTTGAGCAGTTGTTCAGGCCGCGGCATGGGATTGTTTGGCGTTGAAAACCGCGATGCGGCGAGCATCTACCCACTCATAACGCCACAAGCTCAGGTCGGGTTTTTCGGAAA